One part of the Homo sapiens chromosome 19, GRCh38.p14 Primary Assembly genome encodes these proteins:
- the CDC37 gene encoding hsp90 co-chaperone Cdc37: MVDYSVWDHIEVSDDEDETHPNIDTASLFRWRHQARVERMEQFQKEKEELDRGCRECKRKVAECQRKLKELEVAEGGKAELERLQAEAQQLRKEERSWEQKLEEMRKKEKSMPWNVDTLSKDGFSKSMVNTKPEKTEEDSEEVREQKHKTFVEKYEKQIKHFGMLRRWDDSQKYLSDNVHLVCEETANYLVIWCIDLEVEEKCALMEQVAHQTIVMQFILELAKSLKVDPRACFRQFFTKIKTADRQYMEGFNDELEAFKERVRGRAKLRIEKAMKEYEEEERKKRLGPGGLDPVEVYESLPEELQKCFDVKDVQMLQDAISKMDPTDAKYHMQRCIDSGLWVPNSKASEAKEGEEAGPGDPLLEAVPKTGDEKDVSV, translated from the exons ATGGTGGACTACAGCGTGTGGGACCACATTGAGGTGTCTGATGATGAAGACGAGACGCACCCCAACATCGACACGGCCAGTCTCTTCCGCTGGCGGCATCAG GCCCGGGTGGAACGCATGGAgcagttccagaaggagaaggaggaactgGACAGGGGCTGCCGCGAGTGCAAGCGCAAGGTGGCCGAGTGCCAGAGGAAACTGAAGGAGCTGGAGGTGGCCGAGGGCGGCAAGGCAGAGCTGGAGCGCCTGCAGGCCGAGGCACAGCAGCTGCGCAAGGAGGAGCGGAGCTGGGAGCAGAAGCTGGAGGAGATGCGCAAGAAGGAGAAGAGCATGCCCTGGAACGTGGACACGCTCAGCAAAGACGGCTTCAGCAAG AGCATGGTAAATACCAAGCCCGAGAAGACGGAGGAGGACTCAGAGGAGGTGAGGGAGCAGAAACACAAGACCTTCGTGGAAAAATACGAGAAACAGATCAAGCACTTTG GCATGCTTCGCCGCTGGGATGACAGCCAAAAGTACCTGTCAGACAACGTCCACCTGGTGTGCGAGGAGACAGCCAATTACCTGGTCATTTGGTGCATTGACctagaggtggaggag AAATGTGCACTCATGGAGCAGGTGGCCCACCAGACAATCGTCATGCAATTTATCCTGGAGCTGGCCAAGAGCCTAAAGGTGGACCCCCGGGCCTGCTTCCGGCAGTTCTTCACTAAGATTAAG ACAGCCGATCGCCAGTACATGGAGGGCTTCAACGACGAGCTGGAAGCCTTCAAGGAGCGTGTGCGGGGCCGTGCCAAGCTGCGCATCGAGAAGGCCATGAAGGAGTACGAGGAGGAGGAGCGCAAGAAGCGGCTCGGCCCCGGCGGCCTGGACCCCGTCGAGGTCTACGAGTCCCTCCCTGAG GAACTCCAGAAGTGCTTCGATGTGAAGGACGTGCAGATGCTGCAGGACGCCATCAGCAAGATGGACCCCACC GACGCAAAGTACCACATGCAGCGCTGCATTGACTCTGGCCTCTGGGTCCCCAACTCTAAGGCCAgcgaggccaaggagggagaggaggcaggTCCTGGGGACCCATTACTGGAAGCTGTTCCCAAGACGGGCGATGAGAAGGATGTCAGTGTGTGA